The following are encoded in a window of Lampris incognitus isolate fLamInc1 chromosome 15, fLamInc1.hap2, whole genome shotgun sequence genomic DNA:
- the irak1bp1 gene encoding interleukin-1 receptor-associated kinase 1-binding protein 1 homolog, with translation MASPSRVFATLKPSAGRDLVFNEINHHQQQQQQHHHPHSSARELQVTGVAEGSCQADRATLRIGLSNCKDSVNDVTGSISRRLEYIIQTLRQHGVQDEDISMRKCLRREDFLYQMDAEATVGFSNFEKMEMVCCILLEKMDKSVCVGMPQFHHSAECLSQLRRRTYASAVANAQQKAYEGSGLLGQILGPPLLIREEETREWRNEDTEECHGGAAHSKPFRRPTVNAASRVFVSFTLLDGTR, from the exons ATGGCCAGTCCTAGTCGTGTTTTCGCCACGTTAAAACCTTCCGCTGGTCGGGATTTGGTTTTTAACGAAATCAATcatcaccaacaacaacaacaacaacatcatcatcCCCACTCCAGCGCCAGGGAGCTCCAAGTGACGGGAGTGGCGGAAGGATCCTGCCAGGCGGACCGCGCAACTTTGCGCATCGGCCTCAGTAACTGCAAGGACTCGGTAAACGACGTGACCGGAAGCATCTCTCGGAGGCTCGAGTACATAATTCAAACCCTCAG ACAACATGGGGTTCAGGATGAAGACATCTCAATGAGAAAGTGTCTCCGCCGAGAGGATTTCTTGTATCAAATGGACGCAGAG GCCACAGTGGGATTCTCAAACTTTGAGAAAATGGAGATGGTGTGTTGCATTCTGCTGGAGAAGATGGACAAGAGTGTCTGTGTGGGAATGCCGCAGTTCCACCACAGTGCAGAATGCCTGAGCCAGCTGAG GCGGCGTACATATGCATCAGCAGTTGCGAATGCCCAACAGAAGGCCTACGAAGGCAGCGGCCTGCTGGGACAGATTCTTGGGCCCCCTCTACTGAttagagaggaagagacgagggaATGGAGAAATGAGGACACAGAGGAATGTCACGGTGGAGCAGCCCATTCCAAACCCTTCCGCAGACCAACCGTCAATGCCGCCTCTCGTGTGTTTGTGTCCTTCACCCTCTTAGACGGAACCAGGTAG